Proteins found in one Hevea brasiliensis isolate MT/VB/25A 57/8 chromosome 18, ASM3005281v1, whole genome shotgun sequence genomic segment:
- the LOC110636281 gene encoding abscisic acid receptor PYR1 isoform X2, with protein MEKPESSSSMAEAEQEPIYTAHHLTIPLGLNQSELDELAPLISEFHTYRVGPGQCSSLLAQRINAPNDIIWSIVRRFDKPQTYKHFIKSCTVEPGFTMRVGSTRDVNVISGLPAATSTERLDILDDDRQISGFTIIGGEHRLRNYRSVTTVHGFERDGGIWTVVLESYVVDVPEGNTEEDTRLFADTVVKLNLQKLASVVEARDGDGKSQAFDLDAT; from the exons atggagAAGCCAGAGTCCTCAAGCTCAATGGCAGAGGCAGAACAAGAGCCAATTTACACAGCTCATCATTTGACGATTCCACTAGGATTGAATCAGTCCGAGTTGGATGAGTTAGCTCCACTCATCTCTGAGTTCCACACCTATAGAGTCGGCCCAGGCCAATGTTCTTCTCTATTAGCCCAACGCATAAACGCACCAAACGACATCATTTGGTCCATAGTCCGTCGTTTCGACAAGCCTCAGACCTATAAGCACTTTATCAAGAGCTGCACCGTGGAGCCAGGTTTCACAATGAGGGTGGGGTCCACCCGTGATGTCAACGTGATATCCGGTTTACCGGCTGCCACCAGTACGGAGAGGCTCGACATACTGGACGATGACCGACAAATCAGCGGTTTTACTATCATTGGCGGGGAGCACAGGCTTAGGAATTACCGGTCGGTGACCACTGTGCATGGATTCGAACGCGACGGCGGGATCTGGACCGTTGTTTTAGAATCGTACGTCGTCGATGTCCCGGAAGGCAATACCGAAGAGGACACACGGCTCTTTGCCGATACAGTTGTGAAGTTGAACCTCCAGAAATTGGCATCTGTCGTCGAGGCGCGTGATGGTGACGGTAAATCACAG GCATTTGACTTGGATGCCACGTGA
- the LOC110636281 gene encoding abscisic acid receptor PYR1 isoform X1 — protein sequence MEKPESSSSMAEAEQEPIYTAHHLTIPLGLNQSELDELAPLISEFHTYRVGPGQCSSLLAQRINAPNDIIWSIVRRFDKPQTYKHFIKSCTVEPGFTMRVGSTRDVNVISGLPAATSTERLDILDDDRQISGFTIIGGEHRLRNYRSVTTVHGFERDGGIWTVVLESYVVDVPEGNTEEDTRLFADTVVKLNLQKLASVVEARDGDGKSQLTWMPRDFLVGLVLYDPIPRYAVLEIGIVSLEGEGIIVKWSCTDMLSFEQNVVVLNKFSFSLIVPEFV from the exons atggagAAGCCAGAGTCCTCAAGCTCAATGGCAGAGGCAGAACAAGAGCCAATTTACACAGCTCATCATTTGACGATTCCACTAGGATTGAATCAGTCCGAGTTGGATGAGTTAGCTCCACTCATCTCTGAGTTCCACACCTATAGAGTCGGCCCAGGCCAATGTTCTTCTCTATTAGCCCAACGCATAAACGCACCAAACGACATCATTTGGTCCATAGTCCGTCGTTTCGACAAGCCTCAGACCTATAAGCACTTTATCAAGAGCTGCACCGTGGAGCCAGGTTTCACAATGAGGGTGGGGTCCACCCGTGATGTCAACGTGATATCCGGTTTACCGGCTGCCACCAGTACGGAGAGGCTCGACATACTGGACGATGACCGACAAATCAGCGGTTTTACTATCATTGGCGGGGAGCACAGGCTTAGGAATTACCGGTCGGTGACCACTGTGCATGGATTCGAACGCGACGGCGGGATCTGGACCGTTGTTTTAGAATCGTACGTCGTCGATGTCCCGGAAGGCAATACCGAAGAGGACACACGGCTCTTTGCCGATACAGTTGTGAAGTTGAACCTCCAGAAATTGGCATCTGTCGTCGAGGCGCGTGATGGTGACGGTAAATCACAG TTGACTTGGATGCCACGTGATTTTCTTGTGGGGTTAGTCTTGTATGATCCGATCCCACGGTATGCTGTGTTGGAAATTGGAATTGTGAGTTTAGAAGGCGAAGGCATTATAGTCAAATGGTCATGTACAGACATGTTGAGTTTTGAGCAAAACGTTGtcgttttaaataaattttccttTTCCCTCATAGTGCCTGAATTTGTATAA